In one window of Helianthus annuus cultivar XRQ/B chromosome 17, HanXRQr2.0-SUNRISE, whole genome shotgun sequence DNA:
- the LOC110925889 gene encoding protein NLP3 isoform X1, giving the protein MPTQEIASVSAESRYLTPLRVYANGDPTISCMSFLLVSFLALTTNSSQVFILLLYDLELGAKNKIDINHQKIQELELGVDRIDLSHENTQIKIVSALRLLTFREQHVLVQFWSPQVVGKHQFLTTIDQPFGLGVMDERLLTYRRETDHNYFVTDNDHVEEEHSPVARVYRRGLPEWTPDVTNYLPKHLPQQECVIRCNLHGYLALPVFDMSMHLCVGVLELLTSSKYTSYAYEVQQLCNALQTVGLRTQQAFDCSILNVSQVFCNSDRSQKKKKKKKLTSSCFNRCFRMTINRFTYSPACHQRDEIKLIDNLRVNCHFSP; this is encoded by the exons ATGCCGACACAGGAGATCGCGTCGGTTTCCGCTGAGTCGAGATACTTGACCCCACTTCGAGTTTATGCAAACGGAGATCCAACAATCAGCTGTATGTCTTTCTTGCTGGTTTCATTTCTAGCTCTGACAACAAACTCGTCACAAGTTTTTATTCTTCTTCTTTATG atttggagctgggagcgaAGAACAAAATCGATATAAACCATCAGAAAATACAGGAATTAGAGCTGGGAGTTGATAGAATTGACTTGAGTCATGAGAACACACAGATCAAGATAGTATCCGCACTAAGGCTCTTAACTTTCCGGGAGCAACATGTTCTCGTTCAGTTTTGGTCGCCTCAAGTGGTGGGGAAGCACCAATTCCTTACAACCATAGATCAACCATTTGGTCTTGGGGTAATGGATGAAAGGCTTCTTACATATAGGCGGGAGACTGATCACAACTATTTTGTTACGGATAACGATCATGTAGAAGAGGAACATAGTCCTGTGGCTCGAGTATATAGACGAGGATTGCCAGAGTGGACACCAGATGTAACTAATTACTTGCCAAAACACTTACCGCAACAAGAGTGTGTGATTCGTTGCAATCTTCATGGATATTTGGCTTTACCAGTTTTTGATATGAGTATGCATTTATGCGTTGGTGTGCTTGAGCTTTTGACGTCGTCAAAATATACGAGTTATGCTTATGAGGTTCAACAACTTTGTAACGCACTTCAG ACGGTAGGACTGAGAACACAGCAAGCATTCGATTGTTCTATTCTAAATGTGAGTCAGGTCTTTTGCAACAGTGACagatcccaaaaaaaaaaaaaaaaaaaaaaactcacgtCATCATGTTTCAATCGTTGTTTTCGGATGACTATAAATAGATTTACATATTCACCAGCGTGTCATCAACGCGACGAAATTAAGTTAATAGATAAtttaagagtaaattgtcattttagtccctga
- the LOC110925889 gene encoding protein NLP3 isoform X2, whose product MPTQEIASVSAESRYLTPLRVYANGDPTISYLELGAKNKIDINHQKIQELELGVDRIDLSHENTQIKIVSALRLLTFREQHVLVQFWSPQVVGKHQFLTTIDQPFGLGVMDERLLTYRRETDHNYFVTDNDHVEEEHSPVARVYRRGLPEWTPDVTNYLPKHLPQQECVIRCNLHGYLALPVFDMSMHLCVGVLELLTSSKYTSYAYEVQQLCNALQTVGLRTQQAFDCSILNVSQVFCNSDRSQKKKKKKKLTSSCFNRCFRMTINRFTYSPACHQRDEIKLIDNLRVNCHFSP is encoded by the exons ATGCCGACACAGGAGATCGCGTCGGTTTCCGCTGAGTCGAGATACTTGACCCCACTTCGAGTTTATGCAAACGGAGATCCAACAATCAGCT atttggagctgggagcgaAGAACAAAATCGATATAAACCATCAGAAAATACAGGAATTAGAGCTGGGAGTTGATAGAATTGACTTGAGTCATGAGAACACACAGATCAAGATAGTATCCGCACTAAGGCTCTTAACTTTCCGGGAGCAACATGTTCTCGTTCAGTTTTGGTCGCCTCAAGTGGTGGGGAAGCACCAATTCCTTACAACCATAGATCAACCATTTGGTCTTGGGGTAATGGATGAAAGGCTTCTTACATATAGGCGGGAGACTGATCACAACTATTTTGTTACGGATAACGATCATGTAGAAGAGGAACATAGTCCTGTGGCTCGAGTATATAGACGAGGATTGCCAGAGTGGACACCAGATGTAACTAATTACTTGCCAAAACACTTACCGCAACAAGAGTGTGTGATTCGTTGCAATCTTCATGGATATTTGGCTTTACCAGTTTTTGATATGAGTATGCATTTATGCGTTGGTGTGCTTGAGCTTTTGACGTCGTCAAAATATACGAGTTATGCTTATGAGGTTCAACAACTTTGTAACGCACTTCAG ACGGTAGGACTGAGAACACAGCAAGCATTCGATTGTTCTATTCTAAATGTGAGTCAGGTCTTTTGCAACAGTGACagatcccaaaaaaaaaaaaaaaaaaaaaaactcacgtCATCATGTTTCAATCGTTGTTTTCGGATGACTATAAATAGATTTACATATTCACCAGCGTGTCATCAACGCGACGAAATTAAGTTAATAGATAAtttaagagtaaattgtcattttagtccctga